From Micromonospora carbonacea:
CGCCCCCGCCGGCGCCCAGGTCGGCGTGGCGGTGAAGACCCCGGCCAAGCCGACCGCCCCCCGCGAGCGCTACGAGCCGCAGCTCGACGCCCTGGCCCTCGCGCTGTCCACCGGCCCGGCGGCGTGGCTCGACCCGGCGGCGCTGGCCGAGGCCGACGAGCGGGCCCTCGCGGCCTGGCTGGCCGACCCGGCCCGCCCGAAGGTGCTGCACGACAGCAAGCACGCCCGGCTGGCGTTCGCCGCCCGGGGCTGGTCGCTGGCCGGCGTCGCCCGGGACACCGAGCTGGCCGCCTACCTGGCCCGCCCCGACCAGCGCTCCTACGACCTGACCGACCTGGCGCTGCGCTACCTGCACCGCGAGCTGCGGGTCGACGCCCCCGAGACCGGGCAGCTCACCTTCGAGGGGCTCGGCGACGAGGGCGAGGCCGAGCAGAACCTGATGCTCCAGGCGCGGGCCACCCTCGACCTGGCCGACGCGATCGACGCCGAGCTGTCCCGCGACGGCGAGCAGTCCGCCCGGCTGATGGCGGAGGTGGAGCTGCCGCTGTCGGACGTGCTCGCCGCCCTGCAGCGGGTCGGCATCGCCGCCGACCTGGACTACCTGCACGAGCTGGAGGCCCACTTCGCGGGCGAGGTGAAGTCCGCCGCGCAGGGCGCGTACGCCGCAGTCGGGCGGGAGTTCAACCTGGGCTCGCCCAAGCAGCTCCAGGAGCTCCTCTTCGGCGAGCTGGGGCTGCCCAAGACCAAGAAGATCAAGACCGGCTACACCACCGACGCCGACGCCCTCCAGTGGCTCTACGCGCAGAACCCGCTGCCCGTGCTGGAGCACCTGCTGCGCCACCGGGACGTGGCGAAGCTGAAGACGACCGTCGACGGCCTGCTCAAGTCGGTCTCCGAGGACGGCCGCATCCACACCACGTTCAAGCAGACCGTCGCGGCCACCGGCCGGCTCTCCTCCACCGACCCCAACCTCCAGAACATCCCGATCCGCACCGAGGAGGGCCGCCGGATCCGCCGCGCCTTCGTCGTGGGGGAGGGGTTCGAGTGCCTGCTCACCGCCGACTACAGCCAGATCGAGATGCGGATCATGGCGCACCTGTCGTCGGACGCCAAGCTGATCGAGGCGTTCAACTCCGGCCACGACTTCCACGCCGCCACCGCCTCGTCGGTGTTCGGGGTGCCGGTCACCGAGGTCACCGCCGACCAGCGTCGCAAGATCAAGGCGATGAACTACGGCCTGGCGTACGGGCTGAGCGCGTTCGGCCTGTCCCAGCAGCTCGGCATCACCGCCGAGGAGGCGCGCGGCCTGATGGACAACTACTTCGCGGGGTTCGGCGGGGTCCGCGACTACCTCCAGGAGGTGGTGGCCCGGGCCCGGCACGACGGCTACACCTCCACCATCCTGGGCCGCCGCCGCTACCTGCCCGACCTGGTCAGCGACAACCGGCAGCGGCGGGACATGGCCGAGCGGATGGCGCTCAACGCCCCCATCCAGGGCTCGGCGGCCGACATCATCAAGGTCGCCATGCTGCGCGTCGACGCCGGGCTGCGCGAGGCGGGGCTGCGCTCGCGGATGCTGCTCCAGGTGCACGACGAGCTGGTCTTCGAGGTCGCCCCCGGCGAGCGCGACGCCCTGGAGGCGCTGGTGCGCGGCCAGATGGGCGGGGCGTACCCGCTGTCGGTGCCGCTGGAGGTCTCCGTCGGCGAGGGCCGGGACTGGAACAGCGCCGACCACTGACCGGCGCGCCCGGCCGCCATGCCCCGCGTGCCGGGCTGTGCCGGCGGCGTGTCCCGAGGTGGTGTCGGCGGCCGGGTGGCGGCCGGGGCCGTGGCCCGCTCACCGGAGCGGGTCGTGGCCCCAGTTCATCAGCGACCAGCGCCACCTGGTGTCCCGCACGTCGCCCGAGGGGCGCTGCGCCAGGTGCCGGTGCACGTAGCCGATCACCTTGCGCATGTGCCGGTAGTCGGCCTCGGTCAGCTCGGCGCGTCTGCGGCGCAGCAGGTCGATGATCCGCCGGCCGGACGAGTGCCCCACCGACTCGCCGCCCGCGGTGCCCTTCTTCCGCCAGCCGACGTGCTTCGACTCGTCGGTCTCCAGCCACGTCGACAGCTCGCCGGGCCGCATGTTCACCGCCTCGGTGAACTCCCGGTACGTCTCGCCGCGCCGGTCGTCGTCAGTCCCGCTCACGGCGCAGCACCTCCGGCCGGTGCGCGACGTCGCGCACCGAGTCGTCGTTGCGGATGCGGTACTGCGGCTGCTCGGGGGACGCGTTCACGGTGTGCCCCCGCACGTGGGTGCGCTCGGTGAGCTTCTCCTCGACCACGCCGTGCGCCCGGCCGCTGTGGCTGGCCCAGGACACGTGGTCGCCCGCGCGGAACTCCCTCTGCTCGGCCATGCGCCTGGCTACCCGGGGCGGGTGCGGCGAAACGGGCCGGGTCAGCCGGCGAGCTCGGCGACCGGCAGCTTGATCTCGAACGGCTCGGCCAGCGCGATCAGCTCCGCGCTGTCGGCGACCAGCTCGTACTGCCGCTCGCCGCCGAGGCTGAGCCGGTCGCTGAGCCGGTACGCGTACACGTGCACCGGGTCCTGCTCGACGCGCCAGTAGAACTCGACGCGCCAGTAGAACTCGACGCGCCAGTAGAACGGGATGCCGGCGGCGGCGTACTCGGCGGGCTTGGCGAACCGGTCGATCCGCCGGGTGCCGGGGGAGACCACCTCCACCGCGAGGACCACGTCCTCTGGCTGGAGCAGGGACCGGTCGGCGCGCACGTCCGCGCGGCGCAGCAGCACGTCCGGCTGCCGGGTGTTCTTCGCGTCCAGCGCGACCCCGACGGCCTGTGTGACCCGCAGGTGATCGGGGGCGTGCGCGCGCAGCCACAGCGTGAGCAGGCTTCAGATGTCCTGGTGGCCCAGAGTGGGGAAGGGGATGAGTCGGAGGACTCCGTCGACGAGTTCGACGCGGGGGGCGTCGTCCGGCAGGTGGGGCAGGTCCTCCAGCGTGTAGTCGGCACGCTGTTGCCGGATCGGGTCCGGGCACCAGGGGTCAGGTGGTGTCGGGATCGGCTCGGCGCTCACCCGGTCAGCTAACGCCACCCGCCGGCCGGGGCGTCGCACCGGCGGTGCGACGTGCCGACCGACCAGTGTCCCGGCCACCCGGCCGGTTCGCGGCCCGGTGCGTCGGTGGTCCCCGGGTTCAGCCCGCCGGCTTCTCGGCGACGAAGATGGCCGTGCCGGGGAAGAGCCGGCCGCGCAGCGGGCTCCACTGGCCCCAGATCCCCTCGTGTCCCTCGGGCCACTCCGGCTCCACCAGGTCCACCAGCCGGAACCCCGCGCCGACCAGCTCCCGGATCCGGTCGCCGAGGGTGCGGTGCTGCTCGACGTACGTCGCCGCGCCCGTGCGGTCCTGCTCCACGTAGGGGGAGCGGTCGAAGTACGAGTGCACCGCCGTGAGCCCGCCCTGCCCGGGGTCGTCGAGGAAGATCCACCGCATCGGGTGGGTCACCGAGAACACCCACCGGCCGCCGGGGCGCAGCACCCGGAACACCTCGCGCATCACCGCCGCCGAGTCGGCCACGAACGGGATCGCCCCGAAGGCCGTGCACGCGGTGTCGAAGGCCGCGTCGGCGAAGGGCAACGCGAGCGCGTCGGCCTGCACCAGCGGCACCCGTACGCCGCTGCGCCCGGCCGCGTCCGCCGCGTGCCGCAGCATGCCGGCGGAGAGGTCCAGGGCCACCGGGCGGGCCCCCTGGGTGGCCAGCCACCGGGCGGCGGCGGCCGCCCCCGCGCCCACCTCCAGCACCCGGCGTCCGGCGAGGTCGCCGAGCAGCCGGGCGTCGGCCTCGCGCAGCCCCTCGGGGCACCAGACGAAGTCCACGTCGCCGAGGAACGCGCCGTGTTCGGCCTGGTAGTCGTCGGCGTCGGAGTCCCACCAGCCGCGGCTGGCCCGCCGGGCGTCGGCGTCGGTCACCGGGCGTCGCAGCACCCCCGGCGCCGCGTCCGGCTCGGCGCTCACGGTGAGGTTGGCCAGGTCGTCGGTCACCGCGGCAGTCTAGTGGTGGCCCCGGCTGCCGGCCCGCTGCGGCGCGACTGCCGGTGGGGGCGGGGTGGCCGCCGGGTCCCCGCCCGTAAACCCCCGGTTCGGGCACGAAAGGTGCAGTCCGTCGCGAAAGCGGGCTGGATCACTTCTCCCGGGGCTTGCACGCTGTGGTAATGCGCACGGTAGGCTAGACGATGCGCTCGCGGGTCGCGTGCCTCGGCAGGGAGAAGGCGCGCGGTCGCGGAGTTCCAGACGGAGCCACATCAGGACCTCACTAGTGATCTTCTGTGTGCCCGGCGACGGATCCGCTGGCGCGAACAGGTCACCGCGACACCAGCCTGCTGTGACAACCCATCCGACCGGAGCAACCGCCCACATGACGAGCAGCATCGAGGCCCCCTCGAGCGCCACCCGGGTCACCCACGACGATCTCGGTTCCGAGGAGGCTTTCCTCGCCGCGATCGACGAGACCATCAAGTACTTCAACGACGGCGACATTGTCGAAGGCACCGTCGTCAAGGTCGATCGGGACGAGGTCCTGCTCGACATCGGCTACAAGACCGAGGGTGTCATCCCCTCTCGGGAGTTGTCGATCAAGCACGACGTGGACCCCGCCGAGGTCGTCTCGGTCGGTGACCACATCGAGGCCCTGGTCCTCCAGAAGGAGGACAAGGAGGGTCGTCTGATCCTCTCCAAGAAGCGGGCGCAGTACGAGCGGGCCTGGGGCACGATCGAGAAGATCAAGGACGAGGACGGCGTCGTCCGCGGCTCGGTCATCGAGGTGGTCAAGGGTGGTCTCATCCTCGACATCGGGCTGCGCGGCTTCCTGCCCGCGTCCCTGGTCGAGATGCGGCGGGTGCGTGACCTGCAGCCGTACGTCGGCCGCGAGCTCGAAGCCAAGATCATCGAGCTGGACAAGAACCGCAACAACGTGGTCCTGTCCCGCCGGGCCTGGCTGGAGCAGACGCAGTCCGAGGTGCGCACCGAGTTCCTCAACAAGCTGCAGAAGGGCCAGGTCCGCAAGGGCGTCGTGTCCTCGATCGTCAACTTCGGCGCGTTCGTCGACCTGGGCGGCGTGGACGGCCTGGTGCACGTCTCCGAGCTGTCCTGGAAGCACATCGACCACCCGTCCGAGGTCGTCGAGGTCGGCCAGGAGGTCGAGGTCGAGGTCCTGGACGTCGACCTGGACCGCGAGCGGGTCTCGCTGTCGCTGAAGGCGACCCAGGAGGACCCGTGGCGGCAGTTCGCCCGCACCCACGCGATCCAGCAGATCGTGCCGGGTAAGGTCACCAAGCTGGTGCCGTTCGGCGCCTTCGTCCGGGTGGACGACGGCATCGAGGGCCTGGTCCACATCTCCGAGCTGGCCGAGCGCCACGTGGAGATCCCGGAGCAGGTCGTCCAGGTCGGCTCCGAGGTCATGGTCAAGGTCATCGACATCGACCTGGAGCGCCGCCGGATCTCCCTGTCGCTCAAGCAGGCCAACGAGGGCTTCGTCGAGGGCGAGGAGCACTTCGACCCGACCCTCTACGGCATGGCCGCGACGTACGACGCCGAGGGCAACTACATCTACCCGGAGGGCTTCGACCCGGAGACGGGCGAGTGGCTCGAGGGGTACGACAAGCAGCGCGAGACCTGGGAGAACCAGTACGCCGAGGCCCGTCAGCGCTGGGAGGCCCACACCAAGCAGGTGCAGACCTCCCGGGCCGCCGACGCCGAGGCCGCTGCCAACCCGGCTCCGGCCGTGTCGACCAGCGGCACCACCACCTCGACCAGCACGGCCCCGAGCCGGCAGGCCGAGGAGCCGGCCGGCACCCTGGCCACCGACGAGGCGCTCGCCGCGCTGCGGGAGAAGCTCGCCGGCGGCAAGTGACCCCGTGACGACTCCCCGCCGGGCGCGTTCGACGACGCCCCCGGTCCGGAGCCGCCGCTGACGACGACGGGCCCTGTCCCCGCGATCCGGTTCCACCGGGCCGCCGGGCGGGGCCCGTCGTCGTTGCCGCCCGCCCGGTCCCGCCCGGTCCCTCCTTCGCGCACCGCCCGGCGGGACCCGCCCCGCACCGCATGCCGCACCGCACCGCGTGCCTCGCCCGGCGGCCCCGCCTGCCCCGCCCCGACGGGCGTCGACGGCCGGTTTGGCGGTGCGGGCGTCGATCCGGTTGACTGTTGCGGTGCTGATGGTGGGACTGACCGGCGGGATCGGCTCCGGCAAGAGCGCCGTCGCGGCCCGGCTGGCCGCGCTCGGCGCGGTGGTGATCGACGCCGACCGGATCGCCCGCGAGGTGGTCGCCCCGGGCAGCGAAGGGCTCAGAGAGGTCGTGGCCGCCTTCGGCGACCGGGTCGTCGGCCCCGACGGGGCCCTGGACCGGGCCGCGCTGGGCGGGCTGGTCTTCGCCGACGAGGCGGCCCGCCGCCGGCTGGAGGCGATCACCCACCCCCGGGTCCGCGCGCGGACCGCCGAGCTGGCCGCCGCGGCGGCGCCCGACGCCGTGGTGGTCAACGACGTGCCGCTCCTGGTCGAGGTCGGGCTCGCGCCGACGTACCACCTGGTGGTCGTGGTGCAGACGGAGGTGGCCGTGCGGCTGGCCCGGCTGGCGCGTGACCGGGGGATGAGCCGGGCGGAGGCCGAGCGGCGGATCGCCGCGCAGGCCGACGACGCCCGCCGGGACGCGGCCGCGGACGTGGTCCTGCGCAACGACGCCACCCTCGACGAGCTGCACGTCCAGGTGGACGGGCTGTGGCGGGACCGGCTGCTGCCGTACGAGGAGAACGTCCGGCTCCGCCGGGCGGCCGAACCCGACGGGGCCGCCCTGACCGGCCCCGACCCGACCTGGCCGCAGCAGTACGCCCGGCTGGCCGCCCGGCTCCGGCACGCGCTCGCCCCGGCCGATCCGCGGATCGACCACGTCGGCTCGACGGCCGTCGCCGGCCTCGCCGCCCGGGACGTCGTCGACATCCAGGTGACCGTGCCGAGTCTCGCGGAGGCGGACGGCGCGCTCGCCGAGCGGCTCGCCGCGGCCGGCTTCCCGCGCGTGCCCGGTCAGTGGTGGGACAGCCCCCGCCCGGCGGGCAGCGGCCGCTGGGAGAAGCGGCTGCACGGCAACGCCGACCCGGGCCGCCCGGTGCGCCTGCACCTGCGGCCGGAGGGCTCGCCCGGCTGGCGGTACGCGCTGCTGATGCGCGACCACCTGCGCGCCGACCCCGCCCGGCGGGCGGCGTACCTGACGCTCAAGGGTGACCTGGCGGCCAGCGCGCCGGACGGGGGGTCACCCAACGCCACGGCGCGCGACCCGTGGTTCGACGAGGAACACCACCGGGCCGAGGAGTGGGCCGCGCGCACCGGCTGGCGGCCCTGAGCCCGCTGCCGGCCACGGACCGGTCCCGCCAAGGTCAGCGCGGGGCGCGCGCCGGGGCCACCGGCGGCAGCGCCGGCACGGCCTCCGGCGACAGGTCGAGCTGGGCGTACGTGCCGAGCCGGGTGCGCAGCTCCAGCCGGCGCAGCAGCCCGGACCGGTCGATCCAGTAGCGCAGCGGGCCGCGCCCCGCGTCCACCTCGATCACGTCGACGGCCCGGTCGGCGAGGCGGTCCCCGCGGATCCGGCTCGCCGGGCGGGCCGTCCGTTTCGTCGCCGCGCCGGCGCGCAGCGCGGCGGCCAGCAGCAGGTCGATGTCGTCCGCGCCGTCGGCCCCGGGCGGGCGGTGGTGCCAGGCGTACCCGGTGCGCGGCGGCGGCAGCGGCGGAGGGGCGGTCGGGTCGCCGGTGGCGGCGGCGGACCAGACCCCGGCGGCGTCGTAGCGGCGCAGCGTCCGGCCGGGCCACGCGCCGGTGCCGCCGACCGACAGGTACGCCGCCCGGGCCGTCCAGTCGAGCCAGCCGGTGCCGCGCACGGCCCGGCCCGGGGCCACGGGCGCGGTGAGCGTGGCGGCGGCACCGCCCTGGGCCCGCAGCCGGGTGGCCACCCGGGCCAGCCGGTCCTCCTCGGCGCCGGTGAGCGCCCGGGGCAGCCCCGCGCGGCCGCCGAGCGCGGCCACCGGCCACAGCACCGGCCGGTTGGCCCGCTGCAACTCCAGCGTCACCGGCACGCCGCCCCGCAGGCGTCCCTCCAGCCGGTGCAGCCGGGCGTCCCGGTCGACCCACCAGCGGGCGGCCCCGTCGAGCGCCGGCCCGGCCGGCGGGCGGACCGCGGCCGGCAGGCTGATCGCGGGCCCGGGCCAGGACCCGGCCGGACCCGACGCGCCCGGGGTCGACGCCGCCGGCCCCGACCCGGCCGGCGTGCTCCGTCCCGGTTTCCCCGGCGCGCCCTGCCGCGCCGTCGTCGGGGCGCTCCGTCCCGCCGCCGTCGACGCGCTCCGCCGCCCTGTCGTCGGTGTCACGCTTCCCGGCACCGGCCCGGGGGTCGGACCGGGCAGGCGGGACTGGAAGACGTCCACCGGCAGCCCGCCTGCCTCGGCCGGGGCCAGCCACCGGGCGTCGTCGGCCGGGAAGTCCCCGGCCGGCTCGGGCCGGGGCGCGGCGAGCGCGAGGAGCAGGTCGACCGCGGGGCGTAGGGGCCGGGCGGCGGCCACGTCGCCCACCCGCCAGCCGTCGGCCGGCGGCACCAGGGGCGGATACGCCGGGGCGGGCACCGCCGTCGGGTCGGGCCGGGTCAGCAGCAGCCCCGGGACCGCCTGGACCAGCCCGCGGTCCGGGCCGGCCCCGGGCCCGCCCACGTCCAGGTAGGCCAGCGGCCGGGACCAGTCGACCCAGCCCACGACGTCGGTGCGCGCGCCGGCCTCGCCGACGGTCAGGCGCA
This genomic window contains:
- the polA gene encoding DNA polymerase I — encoded protein: MTATTPRLLLVDGHSMAYRAFFALPVENFSTTTGQPTNAVYGFTSMLINVLRDEQPTHIVVAFDVSRQSFRTEKYAEYKAGRSETPADFKGQVSLVKEVLAALRVPVVEKEGYEADDVIATLACQARDQGMSVLISSGDRDAFQLVDDHVTVLYPRKGVSDLARMDAAAIEAKYGVGPQRYRDLAALVGETSDNLPGVPGVGPKTAAKWINLYGGLDGVVARADEIKGKAGDSLRERLADVIRNYEINRLVSDLELPVRPEDARWTGWDREAVHQVFDTLEFRILRDRLYQYLEAVEPEAEAGFDLTAERLTEPGAVVAWLDRHAPAGAQVGVAVKTPAKPTAPRERYEPQLDALALALSTGPAAWLDPAALAEADERALAAWLADPARPKVLHDSKHARLAFAARGWSLAGVARDTELAAYLARPDQRSYDLTDLALRYLHRELRVDAPETGQLTFEGLGDEGEAEQNLMLQARATLDLADAIDAELSRDGEQSARLMAEVELPLSDVLAALQRVGIAADLDYLHELEAHFAGEVKSAAQGAYAAVGREFNLGSPKQLQELLFGELGLPKTKKIKTGYTTDADALQWLYAQNPLPVLEHLLRHRDVAKLKTTVDGLLKSVSEDGRIHTTFKQTVAATGRLSSTDPNLQNIPIRTEEGRRIRRAFVVGEGFECLLTADYSQIEMRIMAHLSSDAKLIEAFNSGHDFHAATASSVFGVPVTEVTADQRRKIKAMNYGLAYGLSAFGLSQQLGITAEEARGLMDNYFAGFGGVRDYLQEVVARARHDGYTSTILGRRRYLPDLVSDNRQRRDMAERMALNAPIQGSAADIIKVAMLRVDAGLREAGLRSRMLLQVHDELVFEVAPGERDALEALVRGQMGGAYPLSVPLEVSVGEGRDWNSADH
- a CDS encoding DUF3140 domain-containing protein, coding for MRPGELSTWLETDESKHVGWRKKGTAGGESVGHSSGRRIIDLLRRRRAELTEADYRHMRKVIGYVHRHLAQRPSGDVRDTRWRWSLMNWGHDPLR
- a CDS encoding DUF2945 domain-containing protein, producing the protein MAEQREFRAGDHVSWASHSGRAHGVVEEKLTERTHVRGHTVNASPEQPQYRIRNDDSVRDVAHRPEVLRRERD
- a CDS encoding Uma2 family endonuclease; amino-acid sequence: MLTLWLRAHAPDHLRVTQAVGVALDAKNTRQPDVLLRRADVRADRSLLQPEDVVLAVEVVSPGTRRIDRFAKPAEYAAAGIPFYWRVEFYWRVEFYWRVEQDPVHVYAYRLSDRLSLGGERQYELVADSAELIALAEPFEIKLPVAELAG
- a CDS encoding class I SAM-dependent methyltransferase, coding for MSAEPDAAPGVLRRPVTDADARRASRGWWDSDADDYQAEHGAFLGDVDFVWCPEGLREADARLLGDLAGRRVLEVGAGAAAAARWLATQGARPVALDLSAGMLRHAADAAGRSGVRVPLVQADALALPFADAAFDTACTAFGAIPFVADSAAVMREVFRVLRPGGRWVFSVTHPMRWIFLDDPGQGGLTAVHSYFDRSPYVEQDRTGAATYVEQHRTLGDRIRELVGAGFRLVDLVEPEWPEGHEGIWGQWSPLRGRLFPGTAIFVAEKPAG
- the rpsA gene encoding 30S ribosomal protein S1, yielding MTSSIEAPSSATRVTHDDLGSEEAFLAAIDETIKYFNDGDIVEGTVVKVDRDEVLLDIGYKTEGVIPSRELSIKHDVDPAEVVSVGDHIEALVLQKEDKEGRLILSKKRAQYERAWGTIEKIKDEDGVVRGSVIEVVKGGLILDIGLRGFLPASLVEMRRVRDLQPYVGRELEAKIIELDKNRNNVVLSRRAWLEQTQSEVRTEFLNKLQKGQVRKGVVSSIVNFGAFVDLGGVDGLVHVSELSWKHIDHPSEVVEVGQEVEVEVLDVDLDRERVSLSLKATQEDPWRQFARTHAIQQIVPGKVTKLVPFGAFVRVDDGIEGLVHISELAERHVEIPEQVVQVGSEVMVKVIDIDLERRRISLSLKQANEGFVEGEEHFDPTLYGMAATYDAEGNYIYPEGFDPETGEWLEGYDKQRETWENQYAEARQRWEAHTKQVQTSRAADAEAAANPAPAVSTSGTTTSTSTAPSRQAEEPAGTLATDEALAALREKLAGGK
- the coaE gene encoding dephospho-CoA kinase, coding for MLMVGLTGGIGSGKSAVAARLAALGAVVIDADRIAREVVAPGSEGLREVVAAFGDRVVGPDGALDRAALGGLVFADEAARRRLEAITHPRVRARTAELAAAAAPDAVVVNDVPLLVEVGLAPTYHLVVVVQTEVAVRLARLARDRGMSRAEAERRIAAQADDARRDAAADVVLRNDATLDELHVQVDGLWRDRLLPYEENVRLRRAAEPDGAALTGPDPTWPQQYARLAARLRHALAPADPRIDHVGSTAVAGLAARDVVDIQVTVPSLAEADGALAERLAAAGFPRVPGQWWDSPRPAGSGRWEKRLHGNADPGRPVRLHLRPEGSPGWRYALLMRDHLRADPARRAAYLTLKGDLAASAPDGGSPNATARDPWFDEEHHRAEEWAARTGWRP